TGTGCGGGATCGCGAAGCGGCTGGAAGAAGTGTGGCTGCCGGACGATGACTTCCCGGTGATCCTGCCACGGTCGTCCGAGGCGCTGTACCTCCTGCAACGACTCCGGGATGAAGCTCACCGGTTCGCCATCACGCATCAGCGCAAGAAGCGCGGCCGGGACATCACGACGGTCCTCGCGGACATCCCTGGTCTGGGGGAGGCGCGCATCAAGGCGCTCCTCCGGCATTTCGGATCGGTGAGCAAGTTGAAGCAGGCCTCCCCGGAGGAGATCCAGGAACTCCCCGGCATCGGTCCGCGGCTGGCGTCCAGCATCCATTCCCGCCTGGCGACCGGTTCGGTCGCGGCGCCGTCCGGTGGCTAGTCTGGTCGTACACGCGTGAAGGACGGGGTACGGATGGACGGCCAGACGGCGGGCGAGGTCCTGATCGTGACCGGCATGTCCGGAGCCGGCCGGACGACCGCGGCGAACGCCCTCGAGGATCTCGATTGGTACGTCGTCGACAACCTCCCCCCGCAGATGCTCTCGCATCTCCTGGACCTCACCGCCCTCGCGGCCGACGCGCTGCCGAAAGTCGCAGCGGTCGTCGATGTCCGCGGGCGACAGCTGTTCGGGGAGCTTCCCTCCGTGACTCGGTCGCTCCGTGATGGCCGCCAGTTGCGGGTGCTCTTCCTTGATGCTGCCGACGAGGTCCTCGTCCGGAGATTCGAGGCGGTGCGGCGCCCGCATCCCCTGCAGGGGGAGGGCACCATCCTCGACGGCATCCGGCGCGAACGCGAACGAGTGGCCGCGATCCGTGAAGCGGCCGACGTCATCGTCGACACGAGCGGACTGAACATCCATCAGCTGGCGAACCGCATCGTCGATCTGTTCAGCGACGACGGCGACGCTCGGCACACGGTCACGGTCATGAGCTTCGGATTCAAGTACGGTCTGCCTCCCGACGTCGATCTCGTCGCCGACATGCGATTCCTCCCGAACCCCTACTGGGAGCCGTCGTTGCGCGCCCTCACCGGCGAAGACGGGGCGGTGCGGGATTTCGTTCTCGGGCAGGAGGGCGCGCGCGAGTTCATCGATGCCTACGCCGCTGCTCTTCACCCCGTCATGCAGGGGTACCAGCGCGAGAACAAACGTCATTCCGTCGTGGCCGTCGGATGCACCGGCGGCAAGCATCGCTCGGTCGTCACGTCCCTCGAACTCGCGGAGCGACTGGCCGAGGAAGCGGGCGTCGCGGTGCGGGTCACGCACCGTGACCTGGGTCGCGAGTGACCGGTGCGCGAGTAAGCTGATCCTTTGTCCCCGAT
This DNA window, taken from Microbacterium sp. MM2322, encodes the following:
- the rapZ gene encoding RNase adapter RapZ — protein: MDGQTAGEVLIVTGMSGAGRTTAANALEDLDWYVVDNLPPQMLSHLLDLTALAADALPKVAAVVDVRGRQLFGELPSVTRSLRDGRQLRVLFLDAADEVLVRRFEAVRRPHPLQGEGTILDGIRRERERVAAIREAADVIVDTSGLNIHQLANRIVDLFSDDGDARHTVTVMSFGFKYGLPPDVDLVADMRFLPNPYWEPSLRALTGEDGAVRDFVLGQEGAREFIDAYAAALHPVMQGYQRENKRHSVVAVGCTGGKHRSVVTSLELAERLAEEAGVAVRVTHRDLGRE